TTTTGCTCTTTTGCCATCTTTATTACATTTACCATTTTATCTAGTACACTTACATCAAATTGGCTTGGAATTGTTGGAATTATAACCATATCACTTAGTGCGATAGCTATTCTCATTTCTCTACTATCTCGTCCGCCTGTGTCAATGATTACATCCTTATCTTTAGGGCAACATTGTAAGAATTCTTTTAAATTTTCACCATATTTGTATGTAAAATCAAAGATTTTTGGGTGGTTTTCTTCATTTCTTATATTTAAAAATGTAGCTATAGATTTTTGTGGGTCTGTATCTATTAGTAATGGTAATTTATTTTTGGATATGCTCTGACTTATAGCCATATTTAAAGCAAGAGTACTTTTTCCACTTCCTCCTTTTTCATTACAGATTGATACTATCATTCCAGTTTCCTTGCTATTAAAATTATATAAAATTATAGCAACTTATAGCTTAAATGTAGTTTATTTTAAGTGTATTTGTAGTGTATATTTAAGTATATATTTAGTAAATTATAAGTATAGATTTTAGTTTATTTTAAGTGTATTTGTAGTGTATATGTAGTTTATTTACATTTTTTATATATTTCTATCTATTTGCCATATAGATTATATTTTTAGGAACATTTTGTAATTTTTTCAATTTATTAAATCACTTGTAAAGCACGATAAAAAGGGGATAAAAGCCTATTTATTAAAACTTAATTATATCTTAAAGTTAAAAAACCAATCATTTTATATAACAATTATCTTATCTTCTGTTTCTTTCTCCCTTTTTTGAATTTTATATACTTAAATTTACTACTAAATCTTGTATTTTTTATTAAAATAAGTTTATTATTAGTGTATAGTTAGTTTTAATTTTGAGTTTTTTGTTAGTTTAAAATGAGTTTATTTATGAGTTTATTTGAAGTTAGAATCTAGTTTAATATCAGTTTTTTTCTGATATTAAATACCTAATTTTGATTATAAAATATAGCATTGCGTTAAAAACTATATAGCATAATATAGCTAGTCCTATATGCATTGGACTAGCATTTATTATTTTTTCTATTCCACTTGGTGCTTTTAAAAAATAAAGCATGATATTTAGTCCCGCTCCTACTATGTGTATTATTAAAAATACCCATAAAAACTGCTTTAATGGGCTATTAAATAGATCTGTTTTACTTTCTTTCATTATTTTTTTCCTTTAAAATTCTTTCTATACGTTTATCTAAAATATATCCCATAAAACAACCCAATGTAAGTACAATAAGTGGCAAATAATCCATTTATTTCCCTTTATTCATCTATTTTGTAGTTTTGAATTCTGTTTTTTAATTCTTGCATTTTATTTTCTTCTTTTATTCTCTCTTCTTCTAAATAGTTTTTTACAAATTCTTTTATCTCTTGCATTTGTTTTTGGCTTAAAAGGGTTGAATTAAACGCTTCAACAGTTTTGGCTTCTACGCAGATTTTAGGCTCATTATTTTTGATTGTGCAGTATTTTTCAAAATAAAATTCATAACCTTTTTCACTTTGAACATCATTAATAAAAGTTCCAATGATATTTACAGAAATCCCTAGTAATGATACTATCATTACTGCTACAGGTAATATAAATAAAAAACTCTGCACCCATTCATTGTCTAAAATTTTCTTTATTTTGTCTTTCATATTTTAATTTTTCCTTAAATTTGATTTTTTAGCATAGCTCTTGGCTTTAAACCACTTTTTCTTTGAATTATAATCCTAGTAAACATCTCTTGTCCATTTAGAACAGCTGATCTTGTGTTATTTTCTTTATAATCCCATTTTACTAGTTCAGGATATAAGTCTTTTATTTCAAAATCACAGCCTAATATTTTGAATTGAGCTGGATTGTGTCTTAAAAAAAATGTAAGTGGTACGCCTATTACTCCATAGTAATCAATTGGTATATTTTTATAATTTGTTACTTCTATAATTTTATAATTATCGTATTCAGGATATTTATCTTCATTGTATCTATATTTTTTAGTTAGTTTTATCGGCTCTAAGTGTTTTACACTCTTTAAATTTGTAAACCAGCTTATATTGGAAAATCTCTTTTTTGTACCATTTGGTCGTGTAAAAATTTGTACTTGATTATTTCCTAGCCAAATTTTACCTTGTTTGTATAGCTCAAATATCTTTTTATATGTTATTGAGTATGTTCCGCCTACAATTAAAAATTGCTTATTTTCTTCTATGGCTATTTCTATGATGTCTCTAAAAAGTGAAAACGGTGGATTTGTAACTATAATATCTGCTTGTTTTATTAATTCTTTTACTTCATCACTTCTAAAATCTCCACGCCCTTGCAACTCTGTCTCTGTTATTCCATTTTCAGTGACTTCTATTTTTGTTCCTTTTGCTTTTGGGTCATTTAGATTAAAAGTTGTAGTTATTAACTTTTTTAATTCTAGTTTTTGAAAATTTAAATTAAAAAAATGATAAAAGTTACTTCTAAACCCATCGTTGCAAGGGCATATTATAATTTTATTTTTGAAGTATTCTTCGTAGTCTTCCATCTCTTTTCTTATTTCGTGGTAGCTTGTATAAAACTCATCATCTACTTCAAATTTTGCTCTCATAAAGTAGATATTTGGCTTTTTTTCTTTACCATCCATCCAACTTTTGCTATTTCTGTTTTGAAAATCTAAAATTTGACTCATTTCTGCTCTTTTTTGTTATTTTTTCTTTATATATTTATCTATAAATTTAGAGCACTCTTTAACATTTTTTTCTACATCTTTTGGAAGCTCAACATTGTTATTTTCTGCCAACTTTTTTGCTAATGCAAGTTGTTTTTCGCTTGGTGGACGAATATCTTTATCTTTATTTTTGTCTATAAATTCAGAACATATTTTCCAACTCTTTTCTATATCTTTTGGTAGTTCTATGTTTAAATTTGTAGCTAGATTTTTAGCCCATTGTAGTTGTTTTTCGCTTGGTGGTTTAGTTTCTCCACTGCTTGGTTCTTCAAACCCCATTTTTTCATGTAGTGGCTTCATAAAATCTAAATATCCAACTTTTCCATCGCTTATTTCATCTAGCACACTTTCCATTTGTTTTGTGAATTCGCTTTGAGATATCCACTCATCATCGTTCATTATAGTTTGAATAAAATTTATACCCTTATTCGTTGCCACTATATTTGCATTTTTTCCCTTTTTTTGAATTTCTATATAATCTCTTCTTAGTAAAATCGGTAAAAATGTAGCATATGTACTAGGTCTTCCGATACCTGCCTTTTCTAAAAGGGAGATAAAATTGCTTTCTTTGTATCGTTGTGGTGCTTGTTTTTTAACTTCTCCAAGTTCAAAGCCTACTATCTCTAATTCATCGCCTTGCTTTAAATTTAAGGCTATTTCTAGTGTTTCCTTGTCTTTGTCTTCATCATCTTCTATTTCTTCTTTTAAAGCCCCTTTAAAGCCCTTATAAATGCATTTACTTGTTTTTGTTTTAAAACTTAATGTTTTTATGCTTATATCGTAGGTAGTATTTTCATTAATTGCATTTTTTGCTTGACTTTGTATTGAATTTAGATAAATTAACTCATATAACACCTTTTCATCATCACTCGCATTTTCTTTGGCTGTTATCTCATTAATTTCACCATACTCATGCACATGTGATATTCTTATAGCTTCGTGAGCTTCGGCTTGGCTTTGAGCTCCTGCTTTATACTCCCTTTTTTCATACCACTCTTGATCTTTAAATTTAGCATTTACTTCATTTATAAATTCATCAGATATTGTATTGCTATCTGTCCTATGATATGTAATTAATCCTTTTTCAAATAATTTTTGAGCTAGTCCCATTGTTTTATCAGAACTAAAACCTAACTTTTTATTTGCCAATTCTTGTAATTGGCTAGTCCTTAGCGGTGCTGGTGGCTTTATTTGGCTCTGTTTTGTATCTATTTGATATACTTTTGCGGTGCTTGTGTTTAATTCTTCTATTTTTGTCTCTGCTTCTTCTTTGTTTGGAAAGATGTTATCATTCGTTGCTATAAACTCTACACCATCTTTTGTTTTTAGTTTTGCTTTAATTTTATAGCTTATTTGTTTTGAGGCTGGATTTGCTTCAAAATCTTTAATTTCCAACTCTCTTTTTACCACCAATGCAAGTGCTGGAGTTTGAACTCTTCCTACACTCATATTTTTATCATTTAGTTTGTTTATGTATTTTGGACTCATTATAAAGCCAACAAGCTTATCTCCAACTGCTCTTGCCTTAAAGCTATCAAATTCTTTTAAATTTGAGTTTGCAAATGGCACAGCTTTATCAAGTCCTTTTTTAATTCCACTTTCTGTTATCTCATGAAATTCTGCCCTTTTAATGCTTTTTGCTATGTTTTTAATAACTTCATAAACCATATAACCTATGCCATAGCCCTCTCTATCAGGATCTGTTGCAATAATTACATCTTTGCCTTTACAATCATTAAAAACTATATTCATTCTATTTTTAGCACTGCCATCTTTAAATTCAAAAATTGGCTCATAACTTTGATAATCTTTTACTATCTTTTTTGATAAAGTCTTAAAATGCCCTTGTGTGGCATAAACTTTTGCACCTGTAATTTTTGCTATTTTATCGCACTTATTTGGGCTTTCAATTATAATTATTGTGTTTTGCATCATATATCCTTTTGAACTATTTCTTTAAAATTTATTTCATATTTTGGAACACCATATTCATCTAAACAAAGACCTTTGATAGTATTACAAATGCCAACAATTAAATTTTTATCAAATTTATTGCTTCCTAACCATCTTTTTCTGCCTTTATGTTCTGCAAAAAACTCATTTTTAGGATTAGCTAACTCATAGAAACTTTTTTTATTTTCTTCTAAATTAAAAGGCTTTTCACTCATCTTGATATTGTATTGTTTGCATAAATCTACTATATCATTTAAACTAGTAATTTCATACTTTTTTGGTTTGTTTTTATGCTCTTGAACTACAATTATAAATTTCATTTTTACTCCTTTGTTATTAAATTATGGTGTGGCGTATCCGCCCCTAAATGTTTTATAAATTTTTCCTATATCTTTTCCTGCATTGACACCTGCATCAATTCCTGTTTTTCCTATTCGTCCTAAAGTTCTTCCACCAGTTGCTCTACCAAAGCTACTTAATGCTCCACCTATAAAACTTCCGCCTACTGCCTTGTTGGCTATTCCACCAAGTGCTGTTTTTCCAGCTACAGCTCCAGCTACTACTCCACCAGTTACTCCACCAGCTCCACTTTCCATCTGTGTTCCAAGAACTGCATTAATCCAACTTGGTATTCGCTTTAGTATGAATATTGCAGTTATGCAAGTAATCCCACCTGTAATTAAATACTCATATTGCTTTAAAAATAGCTCTGCGATATTGCTTTCAAATTTTTCTAAATTAGTGATTGGATTCATTGCTAAATTTAAAGCAATAAATGCAAGTGGTGCAATAAAAGCATATGATAAATAAAGCTTATACCAGCTCCATAGATATGGTCTAAATCTTGTAAAGATTAAAAATGGAATAACCAAAGGAAGTGTTGACATTATTAAAAATGCTGTAAATTTACTAAAAAATATAACTATTGTAATTCCAATTAAAAGAATAAAAAATATTATATAAAATATCCAAAACGGTATCATTAAAAATACTGTTACTACACCTGCCATTAAATAATCTGCTGGGCTATTTACTTTAAAGATACCAAAATCCCAAGCAGAATCTTGCAAGTATTCTGATGTTCCATAATCCCACATCATAGCTCTTAATTTATCTACTCTATTCATGGACTCTGTTACTATCTCTCCAAAGTCTTGACTTTGATAAATTGAACTAACTACTGCAGTTACAATATTTTCAGGAATTGTTAAAAGATATAAAATCCCAGTATATGCATTAAATGAGCTAAGTGCAGCAAAAATAAAACAAAGCGATATTGTGTATTTTATTGCACCAAATGTCTCTTCTCTTGTTGGGTAGCCGTGCTTAAGTTTATCTAATAGCCACCATATTATAATTAATATAATTATTGTTGTAACACCAGATGAATATACTATATCGTGAGCCCCTTGATAAAATTTATCAAATAACCCCATTACATTTTCTTGCATAACATCTTGGGTTTTATTTATCCAGTTGCTGTCGGTAAGTAGATCTTTTGATACTTCATTTGCCATTTTTATGCCCTTGCTATATCTTTTTTATACACTTTTGTTGATATCAGTGTTTTTCCATTACTCAATGGCTCTATATTTTTTACTCTTTTAATTTCTATCTTTTTATCATTTTCTATAACTATTTCTGTTGTTATCTCTTCTTTAAAATGGGGACTTTTCATTTCTACTACATATTCTTCTGTATGCTGATCATCTAATATATCAGTATTATTCTTGTTTGTTAGTTTGTTTTTATAGACTTTTTTATCATCAAGTCCTAAAAAATTTAAAAACTCACTTAGCATTTTATCCCCTTTAAATTTGGGGCTTTCGCCCCACCTATCCTAAGTTTCATACTTGCCTTATCTTTCCATGCCTTTATCTTGCTTTTTAGCCCTTGTTTTTGGCTTTTCTTTTGACATGTCTAGTTGTGCTGGATTGTAGTAATCAATGCCTTTATTTTGTGCTATGGTTAAGTGATTTAGTTGTTTTTCTAAATTTCCACTTATTCCTAGATTTTTACCATAATCAACTTTTATTTCATACGGTTGGGTTTTGGCTTGTTCTCTATAATTTTGGATTGCATTTAAATCTCTTTCTTTGATTTTTGTTTTATCCAAATCATCAAACTGACTTACATGGTAAAGAGTTTTGGTTTCCAATCTTGGCTTTATTGGAATTTTTTCCTTTACTGTATACTCTATTGGCTTACCAGTTTGTTTGCTGATTACTTCGTTTCCAGCCTTATCTTTTACAAATGCTTTTATTTCTTTACCATTCTCGTCAAGTTTTGGTCTCATTTCATAATCAGCAATATATAGCATTTTAACACCTTCAACTCTTGCGTCTTTACCATTTTTAGTCTTTTGAATTTCCCCAGTTTGTTCGTCAACTTTGTACTTTAATGTTCCACCCATCATGTTACCTTGTTCCATAGTCACAAACTGAGCTTTTTCATATCCCTTTATTGCCATTTCAGCTCTTAAAAGCATACTGGTCTCTCTTGAATATGTTTTGCCTGTTGAAGCGTTGTAAGGTATTGTGTTATCAACTTCTTCTTTGGTCATATTCTTTTGCCAATCAGCTTTTCCAGTTTTATGTGCTTCAAATAGCTTATATTTTGCATGTTTATCAAAACTCTCTTTTTTTTCAGCATTGGTCATTTCTTCCCAGCTTTTTCTTTTTGCATTTGCCATTTTATTTCCTTTACATCTGTTATTTACTCATAACTTTTGGGCTATGAGTCTGTGTTGGGTTCGTCGTAATCTTCTAAGCTTTGATTGGTTTTATTTAAATAATCCCACTCTTTGCTCTCTTCATCGCTGATTTCAAACTCACCATCTTCACTTTCTTCAAATTCCTTAGCAAGATGTTTTTCATACTCTTTGTATGCTTTTTCTTGCTCTAGTTTTTCTTTGTAAGTCATCTCTTACTCCTTAGGATAGATTTTAGAGTTTTTAGACTCTAATCTAAATTTTAAATTTTGTATTAAAACTTAGATTAGAGTATTTTTACTCTTTTGTTTTATTTTCTAAGCACTCTAATGCATAAATAACATTATCAATCGCCATGTCCATAAGCTGATAGTCATCTTTGTTTTTAAATTTTAAATTTCTTAGTTCATTTATTTCCTTATAAATTTCAATAAATAAACTTTCAATTTGACTATCTAAAATGTTTTTAATTTGTGTTGTCATTATTTGCCCCTTTTCTCTAAATTTCACTTATTATTTTTATGCTATTATTCTTTGCATACTCCATCTCAGCTTTTATACCATCGCTATTTTTACTTTGTATTAAATTTGGTATATATATGATGTTGCACATACTTAATTCTTTAAAGCATAAATTCATCACTTCATCTCTTGGCATATCCTTATGCTCTTTACCAAATTCAATCACTGGACTAAAAAATATATAATCATCACCACTAAATCTATTCTTTGCCTTTTTTATCCCTTTTTTGGCTTCATTTATAACTTCATCTAGGCTAAAACCTTTTTTTAGCATTGCTTCGTAAGGTGAGGCTATATAAATTCGCATATTAATCCCTTTCTACTTTAATTTTTAAAGCTTTTAATAGCTCATCTCTTTGCACTTTTTTTCATCTACTTGGGTTGGCTTATTTTGTGCTACTTCTTCGTTTTGTGAGCTTATGGTTTCTTTTTCTGTCTCTTCTTTTTTGGTTGATTCGTTTTTGCTTTCTTCTTGTGGCGTTTCTTGATTTGTTTGGACTACTTTTATCCCATCAGCTCCATCCCATTGTTTTATCAAAAACCAATAAGGAACTTTTGCTTTTATTGGGAGTTTAAAAAAGCTTTTTACCAGTATTAAAATATCGCTACTATCTTGATTTTTTAAGTCTTGGGCTGTAACCAGCTTTTTACCTTCTTTGCTTTTTGAAATACTACTTTTAAACAGATCCATATTTCCTTGAGATTTGCTAATTTTTATATTAGTATAATCGCCTATTAATTTACTTGTATCTTCTGCATCTTTATCACTATTCATATTAAAAATAACTTGATATCCACTATTGTTTCTTACGATGTTCATATCATCTTCGCCGTAATATTTTTTGATTTGTTCATAGCTTTGAGTTACAAATACTGGAAGTAATCCATAGCTTCTGCATAGTGCAGGTGCTTCTAGTAAAAATGGCATTTTTCCAAATCTTACAAATTCATCTAAAAAGCAGTATATAAATTTATTAGGATCTTTATTTTCTTGTCCACTCATTAATTTTTTAAATAGTGTTTCTATAAAAATTCTAATTAATGGAGCTAAGATTTCCATATCTTCTGTTTGAACTACAACATACATTGAAAGCCTTTTTTCTCTTAAATCTTCAAAGGCAAAACTCATCTTACTTGTTGCACTTGCTACTTGTGGATTACTAAAAACTTTCATAAATGTGTCATATGTTGATTTAATACTAGCAAACTCATTTTCTGCAGCTTTTGAATAAGCTCTTGCTTGATTTCTTGTGGTTTCATCTATGCTTTCATCGAAGCTAGTTTGCTTTAACCAAATTTTAAAGGTATCTACATCATAATCTCGCTCTCTATCTTTTGTTGGATCATCTTCATCTATTTCTTTCATGGCTTCTTCGCCAAACTTTTCGTCAAGATAATCATAATAATCAGCTTTTGGAGCTTGTGCGAGTTGGGCTAGTGTGGTATGCTTATTTTTTTGCATAAAATACTCAGCAAAAAATACAAACATGGTTTTTGCAGATACTACCCAGTGATCATTTTCTTTCCCTTTTTCTCCTACGAAGATTGTAGATGCTATTTGCTCTGCTAATTTTTTTATATGGATGTATTGCATATCTTTTACAATTGAGTTATCAAATGGATTAAAAAATAGTGTATTATCCCAACTAAAAGGGGAGAAAAGCTGAATTTCGTTATTAAAGTATTTTTGTCTATACCCAGCTGTGTTTTCATATAACTCGCCTTTAATATCAAGTACCAAGCATGAATTTTCAACACTTAATAAATTCGGAATAATCATACCTGCAGTTTTACCTGAACCAGGAGGTGCGACTACTAGTGTTGATAGAGGCTGGGTTGCTCTTATAAATTTAGGATTTTCACTTTTTATATCCATACATCCAAGCACTAGCCCTTTATCATAGTTTATTTTCATTTTTTCGAAGTCATTTGGTGTAGCAAATCTAGCTGAGCCGTAGTTTTCATTGTCTGTTAAATATGGCATCATCCACCATACCACGCATATTAAAAACGGAGCTATCAACATTGAGAGTGCAACATATGCTTTTAATTTAAGCAT
The sequence above is a segment of the Campylobacter corcagiensis genome. Coding sequences within it:
- a CDS encoding ArdC-like ssDNA-binding domain-containing protein, with the translated sequence MANAKRKSWEEMTNAEKKESFDKHAKYKLFEAHKTGKADWQKNMTKEEVDNTIPYNASTGKTYSRETSMLLRAEMAIKGYEKAQFVTMEQGNMMGGTLKYKVDEQTGEIQKTKNGKDARVEGVKMLYIADYEMRPKLDENGKEIKAFVKDKAGNEVISKQTGKPIEYTVKEKIPIKPRLETKTLYHVSQFDDLDKTKIKERDLNAIQNYREQAKTQPYEIKVDYGKNLGISGNLEKQLNHLTIAQNKGIDYYNPAQLDMSKEKPKTRAKKQDKGMER
- a CDS encoding type IA DNA topoisomerase; the encoded protein is MQNTIIIIESPNKCDKIAKITGAKVYATQGHFKTLSKKIVKDYQSYEPIFEFKDGSAKNRMNIVFNDCKGKDVIIATDPDREGYGIGYMVYEVIKNIAKSIKRAEFHEITESGIKKGLDKAVPFANSNLKEFDSFKARAVGDKLVGFIMSPKYINKLNDKNMSVGRVQTPALALVVKRELEIKDFEANPASKQISYKIKAKLKTKDGVEFIATNDNIFPNKEEAETKIEELNTSTAKVYQIDTKQSQIKPPAPLRTSQLQELANKKLGFSSDKTMGLAQKLFEKGLITYHRTDSNTISDEFINEVNAKFKDQEWYEKREYKAGAQSQAEAHEAIRISHVHEYGEINEITAKENASDDEKVLYELIYLNSIQSQAKNAINENTTYDISIKTLSFKTKTSKCIYKGFKGALKEEIEDDEDKDKETLEIALNLKQGDELEIVGFELGEVKKQAPQRYKESNFISLLEKAGIGRPSTYATFLPILLRRDYIEIQKKGKNANIVATNKGINFIQTIMNDDEWISQSEFTKQMESVLDEISDGKVGYLDFMKPLHEKMGFEEPSSGETKPPSEKQLQWAKNLATNLNIELPKDIEKSWKICSEFIDKNKDKDIRPPSEKQLALAKKLAENNNVELPKDVEKNVKECSKFIDKYIKKK
- a CDS encoding AAA family ATPase, which codes for MIVSICNEKGGSGKSTLALNMAISQSISKNKLPLLIDTDPQKSIATFLNIRNEENHPKIFDFTYKYGENLKEFLQCCPKDKDVIIDTGGRDSREMRIAIALSDMVIIPTIPSQFDVSVLDKMVNVIKMAKEQNEKLIAYIVINRASTNPFLYKKIESLKSFIEEIEQDYIKLAQTIIYERERYKVATQLGLGVVEIKDKNKAENEIKSLCNELLQCNF
- a CDS encoding type IV secretion system protein, encoding MANEVSKDLLTDSNWINKTQDVMQENVMGLFDKFYQGAHDIVYSSGVTTIIILIIIWWLLDKLKHGYPTREETFGAIKYTISLCFIFAALSSFNAYTGILYLLTIPENIVTAVVSSIYQSQDFGEIVTESMNRVDKLRAMMWDYGTSEYLQDSAWDFGIFKVNSPADYLMAGVVTVFLMIPFWIFYIIFFILLIGITIVIFFSKFTAFLIMSTLPLVIPFLIFTRFRPYLWSWYKLYLSYAFIAPLAFIALNLAMNPITNLEKFESNIAELFLKQYEYLITGGITCITAIFILKRIPSWINAVLGTQMESGAGGVTGGVVAGAVAGKTALGGIANKAVGGSFIGGALSSFGRATGGRTLGRIGKTGIDAGVNAGKDIGKIYKTFRGGYATP
- a CDS encoding type IV secretory system conjugative DNA transfer family protein, whose protein sequence is MDEQKFSTKKWIVIFITSIIMGIVVYLAMVKIIFNPDLKYVPIVALKILNNIGEPMLKLKAYVALSMLIAPFLICVVWWMMPYLTDNENYGSARFATPNDFEKMKINYDKGLVLGCMDIKSENPKFIRATQPLSTLVVAPPGSGKTAGMIIPNLLSVENSCLVLDIKGELYENTAGYRQKYFNNEIQLFSPFSWDNTLFFNPFDNSIVKDMQYIHIKKLAEQIASTIFVGEKGKENDHWVVSAKTMFVFFAEYFMQKNKHTTLAQLAQAPKADYYDYLDEKFGEEAMKEIDEDDPTKDRERDYDVDTFKIWLKQTSFDESIDETTRNQARAYSKAAENEFASIKSTYDTFMKVFSNPQVASATSKMSFAFEDLREKRLSMYVVVQTEDMEILAPLIRIFIETLFKKLMSGQENKDPNKFIYCFLDEFVRFGKMPFLLEAPALCRSYGLLPVFVTQSYEQIKKYYGEDDMNIVRNNSGYQVIFNMNSDKDAEDTSKLIGDYTNIKISKSQGNMDLFKSSISKSKEGKKLVTAQDLKNQDSSDILILVKSFFKLPIKAKVPYWFLIKQWDGADGIKVVQTNQETPQEESKNESTKKEETEKETISSQNEEVAQNKPTQVDEKKCKEMSY
- a CDS encoding adenine-specific methyltransferase EcoRI family protein, whose protein sequence is MSQILDFQNRNSKSWMDGKEKKPNIYFMRAKFEVDDEFYTSYHEIRKEMEDYEEYFKNKIIICPCNDGFRSNFYHFFNLNFQKLELKKLITTTFNLNDPKAKGTKIEVTENGITETELQGRGDFRSDEVKELIKQADIIVTNPPFSLFRDIIEIAIEENKQFLIVGGTYSITYKKIFELYKQGKIWLGNNQVQIFTRPNGTKKRFSNISWFTNLKSVKHLEPIKLTKKYRYNEDKYPEYDNYKIIEVTNYKNIPIDYYGVIGVPLTFFLRHNPAQFKILGCDFEIKDLYPELVKWDYKENNTRSAVLNGQEMFTRIIIQRKSGLKPRAMLKNQI
- a CDS encoding DUF4406 domain-containing protein, with the protein product MRIYIASPYEAMLKKGFSLDEVINEAKKGIKKAKNRFSGDDYIFFSPVIEFGKEHKDMPRDEVMNLCFKELSMCNIIYIPNLIQSKNSDGIKAEMEYAKNNSIKIISEI